The DNA region GATCGCATAGTTCGTCAGCTCATAGGTGCCATAGGCCATCGCCCCCAGCACCGCCCCCGGCACCAGAACCGCCCGCCCCTCGCGCAAGCCGGGCCAGGACACCAGCGCCACCAGACCCGCCACATAGCCCGCATAAAACACCAGCGCCGGCCCCCACCGCGGGCTCTCCAGCATCAGCCCCCCGATATGCGAGGCAAACAGCGGCTGCATCACGAAGGTCAGCATCACCGCATCAAGGGCCAGAAACACCACGGCGGTCACGACATACAACAGGATCAGGGTCATCACGGTCCTCCTTGCCCCCAGCTAGTCCGCAAGTCGTGAAGGTCCAGAGGACCGCCCCGCATTGCACCTGCCCTCCGGCCCCTCTACCCTTGCGCCCGCGGAAACAGGAGCGCCAGCTTGACCATCGTCCCGGGAACCATCGACCACCTCGCCCAGATCATCTCACAGGTGGTGGCGCCCTCCTTCGTCTTAGGCGCGGTGGCCGGCTTCCTGTCCATGGTCCACGCCCGCCTGACCGGCGTGATCGACCGCATCCGCTATCTCAACGCCATCCCCGCCACCGATCCCGACCGCGCCTTCCTGAAGGAAGACATCCAGCGCCAGAGACGACGCGCCCGATACCTCGCCAAGTCCATCTTCTTCGGCATCGCC from Neotabrizicola shimadae includes:
- a CDS encoding DUF2177 family protein, with protein sequence MTLILLYVVTAVVFLALDAVMLTFVMQPLFASHIGGLMLESPRWGPALVFYAGYVAGLVALVSWPGLREGRAVLVPGAVLGAMAYGTYELTNYAILRDWHVSMVVTDLTWGAVLTGVSAWAGVAIVRALRPGG
- a CDS encoding DUF2721 domain-containing protein encodes the protein MTIVPGTIDHLAQIISQVVAPSFVLGAVAGFLSMVHARLTGVIDRIRYLNAIPATDPDRAFLKEDIQRQRRRARYLAKSIFFGIAAGITTTLLIIIAFGMAFLSLPHVWATAFMFILSLALFCVALVMLVMDSFISVDDYDHF